Proteins from one Actinomycetes bacterium genomic window:
- a CDS encoding DsbA family protein, translating into MGSSSSSKAKQRAAEARAKEESAAKRRQRTINLIIGGVVALAVLAIIFFAVQTAEDNKAIDKPNPDAVQPTGAIPAGDPNEFGIPYNKAAGKPVLAIWEDFQCPACGAFEAAFGSTVKAIADQGLAEVIVRSTSFLDANFPGQNSQRAAAAWGCAVDAGKTQEYLSIVYANQPEEEGVGWTDEQLKAFGEQVGIKGEDKATFDQCIADKTYMPWAANGTIAMAENQIGGTPGLVLNGEQLEQEAYASPDALIATIEAAGGSSDADKSDK; encoded by the coding sequence ATGGGTAGTTCAAGTTCGAGCAAAGCGAAGCAGCGGGCTGCGGAAGCTCGCGCCAAGGAAGAGTCCGCGGCCAAGCGCCGGCAGCGGACCATCAATCTCATCATCGGTGGGGTAGTGGCGCTGGCTGTCCTCGCCATCATCTTCTTCGCGGTGCAAACTGCGGAAGACAACAAGGCCATCGACAAGCCGAACCCCGATGCGGTGCAACCCACTGGTGCCATCCCTGCCGGAGATCCCAACGAGTTTGGCATCCCGTATAACAAGGCAGCCGGCAAGCCAGTACTTGCGATTTGGGAAGATTTTCAATGCCCCGCCTGCGGCGCCTTTGAGGCCGCCTTCGGCTCCACCGTGAAAGCCATCGCTGACCAGGGGTTGGCCGAAGTTATCGTGCGTAGTACGTCGTTCTTGGATGCCAACTTCCCCGGCCAGAACTCGCAGCGGGCCGCCGCTGCCTGGGGTTGTGCGGTTGATGCTGGCAAGACTCAGGAGTACCTCTCCATCGTTTACGCGAACCAACCCGAAGAAGAAGGGGTCGGTTGGACTGACGAGCAGTTGAAGGCCTTCGGTGAGCAGGTAGGCATCAAGGGTGAGGACAAGGCGACCTTTGACCAATGCATCGCGGATAAGACCTACATGCCGTGGGCTGCCAACGGCACCATCGCGATGGCCGAAAACCAGATCGGTGGTACACCTGGACTGGTCTTGAACGGGGAGCAGTTGGAGCAGGAAGCCTACGCCTCGCCTGACGCACTCATCGCGACTATCGAGGCAGCTGGCGGTTCAAGTGACGCGGACAAGTCCGACAAGTAG
- the lgt gene encoding prolipoprotein diacylglyceryl transferase translates to MVTLPLSIPSPEQGVWYLGPLPLRAYALFIIIGIVMAVWLGEKRWVARGGRAGTVMDVAIWAVPFGIVGGRIYHVVSDNQLYFGEGGSGWSGAVQIWQGGLGIWGAVAFGALGAWIGCRRAGVPLPAFGDAIAPGIVLAQAIGRLGNYFNQELFGAPTDLPWGLEIDPANRPPGYEAFETFHPTFLYELLWNLAVFAVLLWADRRFRMGHGRVFALYVALYCLGRLWIENLRIDAANEIFGLRLNVWTSLIVGFGAVIFLVISARRHPGREDPAELDPEAAADADSSGLEGNLAAETTDGLDSDSSDPNAQSTPNSD, encoded by the coding sequence GTGGTGACGCTTCCGCTAAGTATCCCCAGCCCCGAGCAGGGTGTCTGGTACCTAGGGCCGCTGCCGCTGCGCGCCTACGCGCTGTTCATCATCATCGGCATCGTTATGGCGGTGTGGCTGGGTGAAAAGCGCTGGGTAGCCCGCGGCGGTCGCGCCGGAACCGTCATGGACGTGGCCATCTGGGCAGTGCCGTTTGGCATTGTTGGCGGCCGGATTTACCACGTTGTCAGCGACAATCAGTTGTATTTCGGCGAAGGCGGTTCCGGATGGTCCGGGGCAGTGCAGATCTGGCAGGGCGGCCTGGGGATCTGGGGTGCTGTGGCCTTTGGTGCCCTGGGTGCCTGGATCGGATGCCGCCGGGCGGGAGTGCCGCTACCTGCCTTCGGCGATGCGATCGCGCCGGGGATCGTGTTGGCGCAAGCCATTGGCCGGTTAGGCAACTACTTCAATCAGGAGCTTTTCGGTGCCCCCACGGACCTGCCGTGGGGTCTGGAGATCGATCCAGCGAATCGACCACCCGGCTATGAGGCCTTCGAGACTTTCCATCCGACGTTCCTCTACGAACTGTTGTGGAACTTAGCCGTCTTTGCGGTGCTGCTGTGGGCGGATCGTCGCTTCCGCATGGGCCATGGTCGGGTATTCGCGCTTTATGTGGCGCTGTACTGTCTGGGTCGATTGTGGATTGAGAATCTGCGCATCGATGCTGCCAACGAAATCTTCGGTCTGCGGCTCAACGTTTGGACTTCGCTGATTGTGGGGTTTGGTGCGGTGATCTTCTTGGTCATCAGCGCGCGGCGTCATCCAGGCCGGGAAGATCCGGCGGAGTTAGATCCGGAGGCTGCCGCCGACGCCGATTCCAGCGGATTGGAAGGCAACCTAGCCGCTGAGACGACTGATGGCCTCGATTCGGACTCATCCGATCCGAACGCTCAGTCCACGCCCAACTCTGATTAA
- the gltB gene encoding glutamate synthase large subunit, which yields MTTDLPTTQGLYDPRFERDACGVAFVATLTGEPSHDIVVKSLTALKNLEHRGASGSEPDSGDGAGILTQIPDEFFRAVCDFELPAPGAYAVGTGFLPQDDELAAETVARINEIAAEEGLQVLGWRDVPVDDSMVGLTAKSVMPQFRQIFVSAIDPALVDMQLERMAFCLRRRAERETDVYFPSLSMRTIGYKGMLTTAQLEQFFPDLVDPRFTSAIGLVHSRFSTNTFPSWPLAHPYRMIAHNGEINTVMGNRNWMRAREAMLTSSLIPGDLTRLFPICTPGASDSASFDEVLELLHLGGRPLHHAVLMMIPEAWENNPGMDPARRAFYEFHSSFMEPWDGPANVSFTDGTVIGAVLDRNGLRPGRFWVTDDGLVVLASEAGVLDIEPEKVVRKGRLQPGRMFLVDTAAGCIREDDEIKAELAAEQPYEDWLRQGILHLDELPEREHIVHSRASVLRRQQTFGYTEEELRVLLSPMARNGMEPIGSMGTDTPIAAISDRPRMLFDYFSQLFAQVTNPPLDAIREEIVTSLSTSIGPEGNVLEVDATHCRQLRLPFPVISNDDLAKILNLNVDGDQPGLAAARVSGLYPVAGGGAALERRLDEICREVDALIRQGKRFIILSDRESDGEHAPIPSLLLTSAVHHHLVREKSRTMAGIIVEAGDVREVHHVALLIGYGAAAVNPYLAMETVENLARRGSLGDTPPDTAVRNLIKSLGKGVLKVMSKMGVSTVTSYCGAQIFEAIGLSQELVDRYFTGTTSKLGGIGLDVIAEEVALRHRVSYPPSGISPAHRRLDVGGEYQWRREGEPHLFDPETVFRLQHATKENRADIFREYTDAVDDQATRLMTLRGLFDFSEGLRPPVPVDEVEPASEIVKRFSTGAMSYGSISAEAHETLAIAMNRLGAKSNTGEGGEDPERFEVMSNGDSKRSAIKQVASGRFGVTSEFLVNADDIQIKMAQGAKPGEGGQLPGHKVYPWVAKTRHSTPGVGLISPPPHHDIYSIEDLAQLIHDLKNANDEARIHVKLVSEVGVGTVAAGVSKAHADVILISGHDGGTGASPLTSLKHAGGPWELGLAETQQTLMLNGLRDRVVVQTDGQLKTGRDVVVAALLGAEEFGFSSAPLVVMGCIMMRVCHLDTCPVGVATQNPVLRERFTGQADHVVNFFLFIAEQVREYLAQLGFRSLDEAIGHSEMLQTKAAVEHWKAHGMDLTPILHVPEVDHPRHQVVTQDHGLDRALDNELIEICRPAIESGEPVRAQVEVRNVNRTVGTMLGSRITRAYGGDGLPDGTIDLTLLGSAGQSFGAFVPRGITLRLEGDANDYVGKGLSGGRLVVRPNRVAGFAAEEQIIAGNVVCYGATAGEVFLRGRVGERFCVRNSGVVAVVEGIGDHGCEYMTGGRAVVLGATGRNFAAGMSGGVAYLLDPDPMKINTEMVMLEPLDEEDREFLIETIRRHFEETESEVAEQLLADPEAALARFGKVMPIDYKRVLQARARAELEGRDPIAAVMEASHG from the coding sequence ATGACCACGGACCTGCCCACAACTCAGGGCCTTTATGATCCCCGCTTTGAGCGGGATGCCTGCGGCGTGGCTTTTGTTGCCACGCTGACTGGTGAGCCGAGCCACGACATCGTGGTGAAGTCCTTGACCGCATTGAAGAATCTGGAGCATCGCGGTGCCTCTGGTTCGGAGCCGGACTCTGGCGACGGTGCCGGTATTCTCACCCAGATACCGGACGAGTTCTTCCGGGCCGTCTGTGATTTCGAACTGCCGGCACCAGGTGCCTACGCGGTGGGAACTGGCTTCTTGCCCCAAGATGATGAACTGGCGGCAGAGACGGTAGCCCGGATCAACGAGATCGCGGCGGAGGAAGGCTTGCAGGTGTTGGGCTGGCGCGACGTGCCGGTCGACGACAGCATGGTCGGTCTCACCGCCAAGAGCGTGATGCCGCAGTTCCGGCAGATTTTTGTGTCGGCGATCGACCCGGCATTGGTTGATATGCAGTTGGAGCGGATGGCCTTTTGCCTGCGGCGTCGGGCGGAACGCGAAACCGATGTATATTTCCCGTCACTGTCGATGCGGACCATCGGGTACAAGGGCATGCTCACCACCGCTCAGTTGGAGCAGTTCTTCCCTGATCTGGTGGACCCGCGATTCACCTCCGCGATCGGGTTGGTGCACTCGAGGTTCTCCACCAACACCTTCCCGTCGTGGCCGTTGGCGCATCCCTACCGAATGATTGCCCACAACGGTGAAATCAACACTGTGATGGGTAACCGCAACTGGATGCGGGCCAGGGAAGCGATGCTGACTAGCAGTCTGATCCCCGGTGACCTGACCCGGTTGTTCCCGATCTGCACTCCCGGTGCCAGCGACTCTGCGTCCTTCGACGAGGTGCTGGAACTGCTCCACCTCGGTGGCCGTCCGCTGCATCATGCGGTGCTGATGATGATCCCCGAAGCCTGGGAGAACAACCCCGGTATGGATCCAGCCCGGCGCGCCTTCTACGAATTCCATTCCTCATTCATGGAGCCCTGGGACGGTCCCGCCAATGTGTCCTTCACCGACGGCACCGTGATCGGTGCCGTGTTGGACCGCAATGGATTGCGTCCGGGTCGGTTCTGGGTGACCGATGACGGGCTGGTCGTGCTGGCCTCGGAGGCCGGCGTTCTCGATATCGAGCCAGAGAAGGTCGTCCGCAAGGGGCGGTTGCAACCCGGTCGGATGTTCTTGGTGGACACCGCTGCCGGTTGCATACGCGAAGACGATGAGATCAAAGCGGAGTTGGCGGCCGAACAGCCCTACGAGGATTGGCTGCGGCAGGGAATTCTGCACTTGGACGAACTGCCCGAGCGGGAGCACATCGTGCATTCCCGCGCATCGGTACTGCGTCGGCAGCAGACCTTCGGCTACACCGAAGAAGAGCTCCGGGTGTTGTTGTCCCCGATGGCCCGTAATGGGATGGAGCCGATTGGCTCAATGGGCACCGACACTCCGATCGCGGCCATCAGCGACCGACCGCGAATGCTGTTCGACTACTTTTCTCAGTTGTTCGCCCAGGTCACCAACCCGCCGCTGGATGCAATCCGCGAGGAAATCGTGACGTCGTTGAGCACCAGCATCGGACCGGAAGGAAACGTGTTGGAGGTTGACGCCACCCACTGTCGGCAACTGCGCTTGCCGTTCCCGGTGATCTCGAACGACGATCTCGCCAAGATTCTTAACCTCAACGTGGACGGTGATCAGCCAGGTCTGGCTGCCGCTCGGGTGTCGGGACTTTATCCAGTTGCTGGCGGCGGCGCTGCGCTGGAGCGGCGGCTCGATGAAATCTGTCGTGAGGTCGATGCCCTGATCCGACAGGGCAAGCGCTTCATCATTTTGTCCGACCGTGAATCCGACGGTGAACACGCTCCCATCCCGTCGCTGCTGCTGACGTCCGCGGTCCACCACCACCTCGTACGAGAGAAGAGCCGGACCATGGCCGGCATCATCGTGGAAGCAGGTGACGTCCGTGAGGTCCACCACGTCGCACTGTTGATTGGCTACGGAGCTGCAGCAGTCAATCCGTATCTCGCGATGGAGACCGTGGAGAACCTGGCACGGCGAGGATCGCTGGGCGATACGCCGCCGGACACCGCAGTCCGTAATCTGATCAAGTCACTGGGCAAGGGCGTCCTCAAGGTCATGTCCAAGATGGGCGTGTCTACCGTCACCTCCTACTGCGGTGCGCAGATCTTTGAAGCTATTGGCTTGTCCCAGGAACTGGTGGACCGTTACTTCACCGGAACTACCTCCAAGCTCGGCGGCATTGGCTTGGACGTGATCGCCGAAGAGGTGGCCTTGCGCCATCGCGTGTCCTACCCGCCTAGCGGGATCTCGCCCGCCCATCGCCGCTTGGATGTTGGCGGGGAATACCAGTGGCGCCGTGAAGGTGAGCCGCATTTGTTTGACCCGGAGACGGTGTTCCGGTTGCAGCACGCGACCAAGGAAAATCGCGCCGACATCTTCCGGGAATACACCGACGCAGTTGATGATCAGGCCACCCGATTGATGACGCTGCGGGGCCTGTTCGACTTCTCCGAGGGTCTTCGGCCGCCAGTCCCCGTCGATGAGGTGGAGCCGGCCAGCGAGATCGTTAAACGTTTCTCCACCGGGGCAATGTCCTACGGGTCGATTTCTGCCGAGGCGCACGAGACCTTGGCGATTGCGATGAATCGACTGGGTGCGAAGTCCAACACGGGTGAAGGTGGTGAAGATCCGGAGCGCTTTGAGGTGATGTCCAACGGTGATTCGAAACGATCAGCCATCAAACAGGTCGCCTCTGGTCGATTCGGCGTCACCAGTGAGTTTCTGGTGAACGCAGACGATATTCAGATCAAGATGGCTCAAGGTGCCAAGCCCGGCGAGGGTGGCCAGCTGCCCGGTCACAAGGTGTATCCCTGGGTGGCGAAGACCCGTCACTCGACGCCGGGTGTTGGACTGATCTCGCCACCGCCGCACCATGACATCTACTCGATCGAGGATCTCGCTCAACTGATCCACGATCTGAAGAACGCCAACGACGAGGCGCGAATCCACGTGAAGTTGGTGTCCGAGGTGGGCGTCGGTACCGTGGCGGCTGGTGTCAGCAAGGCGCACGCCGACGTCATCCTGATCTCCGGACATGACGGCGGTACCGGGGCGTCGCCGTTGACCTCGCTGAAGCATGCCGGTGGTCCCTGGGAACTGGGTCTGGCAGAGACCCAGCAGACGCTAATGCTGAATGGCTTGCGGGACCGGGTGGTTGTGCAGACCGACGGTCAGCTTAAGACCGGTCGTGACGTCGTCGTGGCCGCACTCCTTGGCGCGGAGGAGTTTGGTTTCTCGTCTGCGCCGCTGGTGGTAATGGGCTGCATCATGATGCGGGTCTGTCACCTCGACACCTGTCCGGTTGGGGTAGCGACCCAAAACCCGGTGTTGCGGGAACGCTTCACCGGCCAGGCAGATCACGTGGTTAACTTCTTCCTTTTCATTGCCGAGCAGGTGCGGGAATACCTGGCCCAGTTGGGCTTCCGGTCGCTTGATGAAGCCATCGGCCACTCTGAGATGTTGCAGACTAAGGCCGCGGTGGAGCATTGGAAAGCCCACGGTATGGATCTCACGCCGATCTTGCACGTACCTGAGGTCGATCACCCCCGCCACCAGGTGGTGACGCAAGATCACGGGCTCGACCGGGCACTGGACAATGAGCTCATCGAAATCTGCCGCCCGGCCATCGAATCCGGAGAGCCGGTGCGAGCTCAGGTTGAAGTTCGCAACGTTAACCGGACTGTGGGAACCATGTTGGGTTCCAGAATCACTCGAGCCTATGGCGGCGACGGCCTACCTGACGGCACTATCGATCTCACGCTGCTCGGTTCCGCTGGCCAGTCCTTCGGTGCTTTCGTGCCGCGCGGCATCACGCTGCGGTTGGAGGGCGACGCTAACGACTATGTCGGCAAGGGATTGTCTGGTGGCCGTCTAGTCGTACGACCCAACCGGGTCGCGGGCTTTGCCGCCGAAGAGCAGATCATCGCGGGCAATGTGGTGTGTTACGGCGCCACGGCTGGCGAGGTCTTCCTGCGGGGCCGAGTTGGTGAACGTTTCTGTGTGCGTAACTCCGGTGTGGTTGCTGTCGTGGAAGGCATTGGCGACCACGGTTGTGAGTACATGACTGGAGGTCGCGCCGTTGTGCTCGGAGCAACTGGCCGCAACTTTGCGGCCGGGATGTCCGGTGGTGTCGCGTACCTGCTGGATCCGGACCCGATGAAGATCAACACCGAAATGGTGATGTTGGAGCCGCTGGATGAGGAAGATCGGGAATTCCTGATCGAGACCATTCGCCGACACTTTGAAGAGACCGAGTCCGAGGTCGCTGAGCAGTTGCTCGCCGATCCGGAAGCGGCGCTTGCCCGCTTTGGCAAGGTCATGCCGATTGATTACAAGCGGGTACTACAGGCACGTGCCCGTGCTGAACTCGAGGGCCGCGATCCGATCGCGGCAGTGATGGAGGCTTCTCATGGCTGA